The Anas platyrhynchos isolate ZD024472 breed Pekin duck chromosome 10, IASCAAS_PekinDuck_T2T, whole genome shotgun sequence genome segment TGCCTTTGCAGTATGACTGCCTCTGTGCTAGAGGAGcagattttctgcttttgagCTATTTAAGAAAAGTGAATTTtgtcaaaaacaacaacaaaacaaacaaaaatacagttttaccCATGGTGACTGTTTAAGACTGCCTTCggaataaagaggaaaaagacattttaggCTTAAACTATCTCATGTAAAGTTTTCTAACAATCCTGTTCTATCACACCCACTTCAGCAATTTTTGTGACTGGCCAAGTTCTGAGTTGGGGGAAGGGAACAGCTTTCCCATTGGCCATAAAATTCACAGAGTATTTCTTCTGAAGACAATAAAGCTAGGAGAAGGCCTCTTTATTTGCTGTGAAAATCATCACCCTTTCCGGCAATATAACtcctgaagaaaaaagggagaaggaagagacAAGACTGCATATCAAAGCAAAgagaagtgttaaaagggtctGTTGCCTCAATATGACAGATAGGCCTCAAAACTGAAGACAATGTAGCCcaggaaaggaggggaaaaaaagccaccatCAGACCTCACAACTAGtttacaaagtaaaataaattagcaTGAGAACTAGCCCTGGCCCCTTTTTCTGTGCCTTGTCTCTTAACTGCTCAGGAAAATCCTTCATCTTCCAAAATTGACATTGTTCCTAAAATCCACCAGCTATCTAATGTAGACAGGAAATGTAGTATGGAACAGTGTCAGATAATGTACAAAGAATCATAGTTTCAATAGTTTAATATTGTGTCAGAGGGAGTTAATGTCTGTGCTGGATAGCGAGAGGTCAGCATAAGTCAGCTCAAAATGTCAAACAGTTTGCTGGCATGAAGATATGCTCTGTTTGCATCTGCAGCTGTAGGTTGGCTCAGTATTAAGAGAGAGATTAGTGTTAGTTTTTGCAATTGTAATAAAAGTAAAGACCATGGGAGCTCAGGCCCCAGAGTGTGTGttggttttttcttttctttttttttttttcttttttgaggggGAGACTATTTGCAAATATTCACGCACTTTAAAAGTTAGGAAATGAAAGGGCCATATTCGCTCTAGGGAAATTTCACTGACTTCATTGAATTTGTGaaacaaaagtaatttaaataagTCTTGAAGAAGGACATTGTGTTGCACATGAAGTTCTGTagagtttaatttaaaaatacacactgcCATTCTATTAGAAAATGTTACGTGAGTCTGATTCTGTAAAGTGTGAGTAATTGTCTTCCTCCTGCAAGTCTTAGTGAGGTGAGGGGGACTGTTGTGAAGATGGATGCATGAAGGTTTGTGAAGCATGGTGAAATTCTGTGTCTGTATTTTCTGACGGGTCTTGATCATAATTTCTTGTACGTATTCAGATGACTCATGGAGAAAAGGACAAAGTAGTATCATAGAAATCAGAACCTGTCAACGGACTTGCAGCATTTTAATCTCTGTACTGTTGACTCCTATTTAAAGTGCTGACAGTTTCAATTTGGAGTACATTCTGGTATTCTGTAATAAAGCTCTTGCCAAATTCTGTCCTTCACTTTGTTAGTGTAAACTATTCATCTCTGTCATACAGAAATAATTGAACCCAAAGCAGAATCATTTTTGTCACCTTTAAATGACGATTGGTCAGCCTGCTCGGGGTGCATTTTGTTTGGGAGAAGGGAACAAGTGGCCAAAAGTGTAGACAGATGTCTAAGTGGCAAGGTCAGGAAAAATGCCATTGCCCATGGCTGTATATACTAAAAAGCAAGCAattaactgattttattttttttcctaggggTGTGTTCTTTAGAAATTCAAAATTTTGCAGGAATAGCTTCTTAAGAGGCTTGTTTCTTTCTTAGATTTGAGGGGATAtaacttcttccttcttctaGATTTACAGTGCCTTGGGTAATGATGCTGTCAGCACCTGTCATCGTAATCAGAAAAATTGTCAGAGTTTATTAATTGTCAGTTGTTTTACTGAACAGTGACTGGGGTGGTGTCATGTACAGGAAAAGTCTCTGCTCATAACTAGTTTCCCTGTTTCTGTGCTTGCTCCCCTTCTTAATGGTAATAGAGGTTGAGATCTGAAGATGTGATTTAGATCTGAAGATGTActttcagctttgtgacctAATTCTTACTGCTGCTGAAACTGCTTGGTGCTTACCTATTCAGTCTTATTTTGGGCATGGTTTTGGGCAGATGTATGTTATTTTCTTACAAAGGCTAAAAGTAAAGTCTCCTATATTCAGGGTTGCATACCTctgtaaaaatactgaaatcaaTAGAAGAAGATTTCATAATTTGTTCAAAGATGGATTTATTGTACTTTCCATCAAAGAATTTGCCTGCAATTATGCTTTGTGTGTACGTGAATTGCCATCTCAGGTCCCTAGTTGCTGTGGCTTTGTTCTTTGCTGCGATTGCTAGTTGCCTTGGCTTTGCTTGCTCTTTCACAATGGTAGTTTAGGGAGATGGGCAGTGTAAGGGTTAGAGAAGGGGCTTTTTCCACTGGTGCTATTGAATGAAAATACTAAATGGCCAGTGTTTCCTCCTTCGAGCGTTCTGAGTGAAAACTCTTGCTTTCTCTTGTATCCTGAACACCCTCAGGAATTCAGTGACCAGGCATTGGATCCTATGTGCATTGTATTTAGGATCAAGACCTACTCCATCCAGTTCCAAAGCTGCAGAGAGGGATGTTCAGACATCCTCTGACCAAAGGGAATGGTGGATGAAAGCCTGATTAGGTGTTTTCTGTGGGAAGTGCATTCCAGTGCTGCTAAATCAGCATGACAGTCTTGCATTAAATACTGAGACCTTCCAGTGGTTTTAAGCAGCATAATCTCATGAGCTTTACTTAATACCAGGTAAAGACATGCTTTTATATTTCATGTTCTTAAAGTTACACACAGTAAGATTTAACTAGAAATCATTCTTTTGTTCTGTGTAAATTGTTTAAACAACAATATGAAAAGATCCATAGGATATGAGGCAGTGACAGAAATTTCAgtcaagtgttttgtttgtcaTTTGTCAGGTTGTGAGGCCACAAAGCACCAGTAAGAGAAGCTAACCATGAAACCCCTGGAGATGGAAATGTCATTGAATCTGGGCCCTGTTTCTGTAGCTGCTACAAGTCAGACTACCCTATGTAAGTAAACACATGGAAGGAATCTTTCCTGATCCTAAAGGGATACGATTACAGGAGCATTTCTGGAAGATGTTCAGGAACATCTTGCAAAAATTACTTGCATTAATAATAATTGTTCCCATGGTGAAATCATATTATTGATGACTAGTATATTGCAACAAGTAATGAACAAATACTAAATGTTATTTCTATAATCTTTTTGTGACTTCAGGTAAatctaaaccttttttttttttccatctttaagAATCATAGTTCATATGTGTTTCACAGGGAATAAAAATAGCTAATAAACAACGGATGTAATTCCTCTGCTCTTGCAGAGAAAttcctaatgttttttttttccaaagagacAGAAGGGTAAAGCTGCTGTTTAAATCCACAGGAGCAAGAGGCAGGTAGGTAAAGATGAGATGAGAAGTAGTGTTTTTTGAGCAAGTATGCTGCCATCTGTAAATCATAGGGTTTGTGAGGAGAAATGTCATTGCATAAATAAGGACTACCCAGAAGTAAACTGTAAGTCCTTGTGTGATTGGCCCCCCTCTTTTATCTTTCCTTAGGTAGCATTCAATGAAGAGCAACTAGATACAGGTAGACATGGATActcaaaaaaccacaacactccacaacctgtatttttttatttgccaCAATTTTTACGCACCCAGAGTAACAACGTACTCTAATTGGTTGTCCTCTATGGACTCCTTATGAGCTGAAGCTGTACTGCTAAAGTTGTATTCAGCAGGAGTAAGTGTGGCTCAGTCTGTCCATACACATTAGatgcattattttaataaagacaatttttctgtttagttgctttcatttttgcagggcatgtttttaaattaattgcttCCCTCTCAAAGATTGATTCAGTACTGTCTTTGAAAACCATAATTTGCAGGCATGTGTGGAACAGAgctggaagggaggaagggctgAAAGGAAAGGAACCTTCCTGAGATGTAACATTAAAATACTGTGAGCATCTCTTAAGGGGAGGTACTGAGCATCCTTATTTCCTACTGATGTTTCTGCAtgtaaaagctgctcagcacCTTGGAGGATCAGCTATTTTATAGTGGATTGTGTCTGTTCTTTTCAGGCAGTTTCCCCTCTtgctcctttccttctctccttccttgtttgattattatttttttctgttgatacAAGGAACAGAGATGTTTTAAGTATGTTTAATAGTTACATATTTTTTGTGTTACTTCCCTGCTTCCCACAACCAAAATCTTTTCCTCAGGCTTCTTGACTTATTTTTACTTGTTAAATGTGAccgaagctttttttttcctttaatgcaTCCACTCATGTGCATCAGAGGTTGACCCATCATAATATTAACTGATTGTGTTACCATAGATCtttatatttctgcattttctgagaACTGCTGCTACAAGGGGTGGCAAGCCTTTCCTTTTTGGTCCTGTTTTTAAAGCCTCTCATCCTGCAGACACTTCATTTCAGTATTCTGAGGTTTAAGAGGTTATATCTAATACAAAGGTTTCTTTCCAACCCCAGTACTATATGTATTTTACTTGAACTTTTCATATCTACTCTAAAAgttgaggaaaacaaacaatatagGTGGCGGAGAAATATGATACTTTCATTGTGATTTCTTTCTACAGACATGCTTCCTCCTTTAAATCTATAGGACTGCTATTAAAAGCAATTATCtgatgtcacttttttttttttaacatatccTAAGTGAAAACAATTCACTGTTAAAGGACACTGCTCTTAATTTGTTTCATCAGTAAACgtcaagaaagaaataagagatCATGAGCTGATCAAAAACAACATCCAAAAATAGAACCAATGTCTAACTGCTAGCAAGAGAATTGTTCAGAGCAAttaggatctttttttttttgttgttgttaaaaatgTATGCTTTCCTCAAAACACAGAACCTGGTGGCAGCAACAACTCAACACAAAACCAACCACCCAAAAGAGAGAAATCACATCTCAGCATAGCCTCTCTGCCCTCATACCTGTAGAAGTAGATTGTACTGTTTTCCTCATCCATTCATAAGAGCTGTGCCTTTGGCTGTTGGGAGAGATTTGCTGTGCATTAATTGTATCTACAGGAGGTAACCCCCCGGATCCAGCAGGATGGAGGGAGCTGTAATCAGCAGAGCTGTAGGAGACCTGCCCAGGAGACGAGCCATTGATCTGTGCAGCAGCCACGGTGCTGGAAGGTCCTGGGCCATAAGCGTTCCAGTCCTCCCTCTGTGGGCCATAGTGGGATCCCCAGGTTCCCGCAGGCTGTCCGTGGTTGTCCAGGGCTGGCACATGGTGATAGCCCATGTAGTCTGAGTAGGGGGGAGCGGACGCGAAGTTTTGCACTGGCAGGTTGTTGTTGCTGCACCTTGCAGGTCCTGGATACATGCTGGTTTCTTTATCCAAAAGATAACTCACATACATGATGCTCACAGCCTGGCTTTGTCTTGCTGGGACATCCTGCTCCTCACAGGGTTTGTTTGatctctcttcccctcctctttctttctgtcttttctagCCCTGACTGGCTCTATAAATGACTCATGCTAGCCCTGATGTCCCTTTACTACACATGATTAACAATGGTTTTACCAGGTGCTGGTGGTAACAGTTTACTAAGGTCCTGCCTGATGTCACAGATAACTGCCTGCCCCAAAATTACATTTGCATTCAAATGAAGGGCTGACCATGCAGGCAACCCCACCTTGCTGCTAGTTCTAGTGCTTCCTTTCTCACAGATCCTTTATGTATTACCATCCTGGTTCTATACTTTTTGAATGTAGTTTGAAATCTCCTGGTCTTCAAGCAGAATTGCATTCATAGTTAACCAATAACCGTTCCGACAGTAAAAGTAGTATTTTACTTGAGCAATGCACATCAGAATCTAACTTCAGGCCTTAGTTATAGTTAGGTAAAGCCTGGTATCTGTGAATCCATTAGTTCTGTTGTTAAAATGTgttgtaatatttttatctgaaaacagAGGACTGATTCAGGCTTTAACTGCATGAGCACGCCTCTTGCCTTCAGCTCTTAGTGCATGTGGGAGAGCACTTGCAAACCACAGTAGTCCTGCTGATTTTAACATTACAAAGGATATACAAGAAGTCTCATAGTCATTTTGAGCATTTGTTCATACGAATAGTCTTGTTGATGTTAGCAAGCCTATTCATGAGCTGCCTGCTTGCCACAGTGATTGAAGTTTCTCTATTCTAACTTACAATGTTAACAGAAAGAGAGTCTGTTATGGAGAGAATGCAGAATTTGTCACTTTCCCCATGCTTATGTCTTGTTTGTGATATTGAAATGAGTAGCAGTTTTCCCtaaagatttttctgttctcattgCTGTGTTTGTTCACAATAAGTAGCACTTTTTCTTAGAAATATGGGAACAAATTCTAGCTTTTTAGCTCACAAAAAAAAGCGGTTTCTTAAACTTCGGGAGCAATCCTATGTTAGTAAGTACCAAGTTCCTAAGAGATTCTGTATAACCAGGGGTGAGGGGAGaaagtgttgatttttttttttttaatgagatagATACCTTAGCATTGTCTCCTAATGAgaatttactgttttcattCTTGTTCCTTTAATGATGTGGTACTCAATTGCACCTTTATTAATGAACCAACTTgttaaagggattttttttcttaaacaggtGCAAAGTATGAtgagttttttctttgttcagaagtgtattttttctttgagtgTCTTTTGCACTTTAACACCAGTTGAACTTACAGGTTCCTTCTGCTTCTCAGGAGGAAAGAATCACTTCACACACCTGACAAGCCAGTTGTTTCCTTTTGTGAGAATGGTGTCCTTAGGCTGTAATCACGAGGTGGTTAGCTGTGCTTCTGGAAATCTTTTGTCTCTTACTATCAGGGCTAGTTGGTGAAGCACAGGTTTCTGTGATTGTTTCAGTGTTTGTTATAAGATTTTCATATAGTGTGCTTTTGTAAAACTTGTGCTCTTTTACAAGTCTTGCTTTTTGTGAGCTTTGGAAGGAGCGTGTTTTGCTGGCATCATTGTtgaaaggtattttaaaaacattaggTAGGGGAGGTTGGCAGAAACTTCTTTGTATTTGCATATGTGAGCTTTATTCAGTTTACAGATGTGTGGCAGTTGGTCATTCAGAATGCTCAAGTATAGCTGCTGGGGTGGACTCACCAGATCTGGGGAAGTCACTAATTATTGCATTGTGTCTGAACAGCTCAATTCTCCCacatcagcaaaataaatattaatctaACTACATTTTGGGGTGTCTGCACAGCCTGTTTCTGTAGGTAACCAATGCAATGGGGTTTAAACTCTGCAGCATGATCTTTTATATACTTTAGGATTTTTTATCTAGAGTATTTCACTCCTACTCAATCATTTAGAAACACACATCAGTGACCAGTGAGGTAGTTTGGTAGCCCTCAAGTAGTTACcaaaaaaaagattctttacAACTTTGTTTTAACCTGATTTTGAtgtcctttccttcctttcaaatCTGTTGGAGATGCATCCTTTGAAGCATTTCTGTACCTCTCCTGAATGCAGGTGTACCAATAAATCAGCTAACGGAAGAAGCATCATTTGCTCATTTATTGTCGCATTAGTTGTAGCCCTCCAGCTGTCTGGAAGATATTCTAGTTCATTTGACAAAACTCTTCCTGCAGGCTGTAGCTCCCTAACATACCAACAGCTGGAAACACTGCTGAAGAGCTGGGGTCTCACTGCATAGTTTAGATCTTGATGTGCCTTTCTTCAACATCCAGGAATGTTACCCCAAACTACACCAATGATACACCAAACTACAGCCAAGCAAACATTCTCTATCCTATTCCCTAATCCATTGCAACATCACTACACGAGAAAAGTTTTTGCTCCATTTTTTACTATAATACAGTTGGTTTATGCAactagaaaaagtaaaatagcaTTTATTAGAAAAGCAATAATTATCACAGACACCTTTTGACACTTTCAACTAGTATGTCCATATTGACATGGAAaagacttttttccttctccatacTGCTTCAAGAAAGTACTTTATAACATATGACTGTTAAACTGATATTGTTTTATTCTTCTGGCCATGTGTTGTGACCACTAAGAAGGAAACTCTGCTTTCTTCAGATTCTTTAAGTTGATCCTACTTCAGCAAgttatattttgcttccagttaGCACcaaatttttcatttgtatcaCTTGAATCTAGCCTCCTAGGTGAAGCACATCTTTagacagacatgtttttcaACTTCTTGGTGGTAGGTAAATAATAATGCTGATATAGTTCATGTAAAACTAAACATTTTCATAGGCTCTTAAGCAAACACagtacaaaaatatttggatttgAATTGCTTTTCATAGCTTCTAGCAAGAATATCAGTAACAGGTGTCTTTTTGGGGAGatctgtatatatgtataccAAATCCTTTGTAAATACACCATTCTTCACTCAGAACCTTTTTGGGGTAGGGTGGGGAAGAtgagaattttcttcagagTCAGTTGTTACATCTATAAAGTCTACACAGTACTATATGTGTAGAGAGTTTGGAATGCAAAATAAGCACACTATTTAGGTGAATAAAGCCTATTGTCTTATCTAGTTtcatagaaaacaaataaattgttttctttaggaaaatatTACTCTGTTCCATAAGTTGAGGATAACATTCATTCCTGATCATGTCTGGACaaatacatttctcttttttatgcTTACTTCTTTCTCTTAtgttctttttggttttgatacttgttatgtttttttttctggacatttTTACTCTATGAAAAGGATAcgtaaacatttttattgaacACTTGTTTACAAAAATTATTTGTGTAGGGTAACATTTTGAAACTCTGAAAGTTAGTTTTGAAATGaactaaatttttaaaattacaaatatttgaCATTAGAGgtaaaacagaagaacagaaaataactaATCCACATCCAGTTTCTCCAGTGAAAGATTTTTCTCCTAGTATGTGTATTTTGTGTGGAGCTGGCTGTTAAACATTTCATGTCTATTAGAATATACTGATACAGTACATTCATATGTGAAAAAAGATCACGGTTTACACAGACATTCAATAGGTATTTTGTGGCACAGCGGATGTCCAGCATTTGTGTGTACATTGA includes the following:
- the LOC101796206 gene encoding homeobox protein CDX-1, translating into MYVSYLLDKETSMYPGPARCSNNNLPVQNFASAPPYSDYMGYHHVPALDNHGQPAGTWGSHYGPQREDWNAYGPGPSSTVAAAQINGSSPGQVSYSSADYSSLHPAGSGGLPPVDTINAQQISPNSQRHSSYEWMRKTVQSTSTGKTRTREKYRVVYTDHQRLELEKEFHYNRYITIRRKSELAANLRLSERQVKIWFQNRRAKERKLMKKKMTHFDGSNLGSMQSDSGSVSPMPAPDQQTRSEMSGSLFPPPPPPPPLPMSGLQHSGNLQQVVASQ